CTTTGTGCTTTCTCTGTGATACCAGAATtaaatctgatttatttcttAATCAATAAAGATCCAGCTCCAGGTCCTACAGGGGGTCTTCCACCCCAAGGAAAAGATCTTACTCAAGCTCTCGCTCCTCATCCTCCCCCGAGAGAGGCAAGAAGAGAAGCCGCTCTAGATCCTCTTCATCTGGTGATCGCAAAAAAAGACGATCGAGATCACGGTCACCCGAAAGGTTTGGGTTTATGTAGAATAAGAATGGGTGTATTGAAATGtgtgattttttattttatttattctgaagGACTGAGATTCACTGGGAAGGAATTGAATCTGATCAGTTATTCTGAGagtaaaaaatagttttctcaCTTCCCCTACTCTTACTTCTTGTTAAACCCTCtgtaattgttttttttaattatttttccccccctccaatGAAATTCCTCCTGGTAGGAGCATGTTCCGTAGAAAGACCTGGCTCACCCTTCTTTCAGCGTGTGAAAGTGTTACTGTGTACATTATTGAATTATTTTCATAAGTAAATATTGCATTTAGAAATTGTATTCTACTCTCAGTATTAAACTTAGACTTTTAGTATTAAATTAGTAGCTTAAAGTTACTCAATAAGGCCCCTATCAGATATACTTGGCTTCCAGCTATTGTAGGATGCAGACTGCTCAGAGTAGATGCCAAAATTCATTTCCACTTATTTCTTTGCATGCTTTCTCCATTTGTATCTTGCAGACGCCGCAGATCATCCTCCGGATCCTCCCATTCTGGTTCCCGTACAAgttctaaaaagaaataatgtatTAAAGCTCacatttacaaaaaaacccaccaaaattcCAGTCAGTGCATGAGACATTTTTAAGAAGTTGGTGTCTTACTTGGTCAGAAGTGCTAAATCTGCTAGTAGAGGTGCATGTCTGTCCTTGCTTTCTGGCAAACTGCAGCTTTGTTCATCCATGACCCAAAACGTGAGGTAGCATTTTAAGCCATAAACTCCCCCGGCGGAGGTGGGAGGTTCTGTGGTGTGAGCGAGGGGAgggttattatttttaaagatcagTTCCTCCATTTCTGGCTCCCTCAGATGTAGGAGCAGGTTGGGAATGTCCTGATCCCACTCTGCTCCTGGACTAAAGCCGTGTGAGGAGGACCCCTTGAGCTTTTTTTAGCCACCTCTGGAGCGTGTGATGGAGCTCCCATGGGACCACAGCATAGGGTAGGGCTGGAGTCACCTGGGGACAGTGTGAGGGCTTAGGGCTAAGATTTGTTCTTGTTCCATGTTGAAGTACCAGTGTAGATGGACACCCCTCTCTAGCAGTGCTCAGTGCAAAGCAGCTCTTAGACCCCCCAGTCCATCATGATTCCATAGAGGGAATTAGCCTTCATTGTTGGGAAGCGAGGATGTTGGAGATAGAAGTTCTTTGCTGCAGCCAGCAAAGGGCCTGTTGGCTGTGGTGGTTTCCTGACcctggactccatgatccttttACAAACGGATCATTTAGGATCTGGTCCTGCCATGGAGGAGTTTGGAACTAGCTCCTTGGAATCAAGGGAAGCTTCCGCAGGCCGCATGTAAAATTCCCTTTGGGGCTGACTAAAATTTTCAAGGTatctcaattttatttttctttcaaaaaatgaGAATGAATAAACTGTGTAGAAGGTTCTGGCTTCTTAAATGTGTTCTTCATCAAtcattcttttttcctgcaaCATAATTTATGGCTTAAAATGCTTTGTGGAATCCATTTTAGTATAAAACTTGGTCTCTCTTGAGCTCCGTTTGGTTAAGAAAGGTTTAAGTCTTCAGTGCCATCGCAAGGTAAGTATGgtgaggaaaattaattttaagcaaACAAAGAGCAATATATCTGCATTTATTTCAATAGTAAAACTCCCAAACCcagatttgctgcttttttcagTAAACTGCACAGAAACAAACGGAGCAACATTCAAAAACTCCAttctactctttttttccttttttttttttttgagacgTCTTTTGGACTGGTCTAGAAGCGAAATGTTTTTGGTGTAGAACTATTTTGGTAatctttttgcagaaaaaaaaatgcagtttctttaatgctttcttttctctctaaTTTCGATGCTAAATGTGTGTAGGTTGCACAAGAGCAGATTAGTCTGTAACTGTGCCTCTGACTTCAACGTCCAACTACTAAAGTGTACAACTCAGATCAAGTAGACGCTCTGTTGTTAGCATTGGGGTTTTCTTGTGCTTTGTATTCCAATTGTTGCTGTACTTAACAGATGAGGGGGGTTAAAGTTAGCAACTCATAGGCCACAGGCAAAGGAGAACAATGGGTTCATTTGGCTTAGAGAATGTGTAAGGCAAAATGATGCTGTAGACAAGTGTAAATAAAACCTGTGAGTCAACTGTGCAATGAGTGCTTTGTCTTGGGGacacacccccccccctccttgTCACCTGCACCGGCAGGGACTCCATGGCTGGAGTCCCACTTAGCTGGCCAATAGATCTGTTTTCAGATCAGTTCAGTTCTTTAAGTTCTGAAAATGTCTTTGGCTTTCAACAGCAGTGCATTCAAGCTGAGCTTTTATAAAGCTTCAGGGTGTTTCCATAGGAACatggaatattctgagttgggagggacccacaaggatcatccaatcccactcctggccctgcccaggacaccccagcaatcccaccctgtccctgttgtccaaacactccttgagctctgtcagccttggtgctgtgaccactgccctggggagcctgatcagtgcccagccaccctctgggggaagaaccttttcctgatatctggCCTAAATGGATGAAATGACAGAGTAAGGTtcagcctgtccctcaccctGTAAGAATCCTATAAGTCactgctgccccatccctgaaagcgttcaaggccaagttggacggggcttggagcaacctggtctagtgagcAGAACAGgctgggctttaaggtccttcccaacccaaaccagtctgggattcttgGATACCTGGTGTCTTTTACTCAGGTATCAGAAAAGCCTtcttaaaaagtaaattttgaaaatcaagCACTGACTGATGGACTCCAGGATTCCCAGGACTCTGTGGGCTGTCAGGGGAGGGGATGGAAGTTCCATTCTCTGTAAGCATCTTGCTTCAGcttccccaatatccaacctgaacctcttctgacacagcttgaggccgtttcccccgtcctgtcccttgttccctgggagcagagccggACCCCCACTTGGCTCgaccctcctgtcagggagttgcagagagtgagaaggtcccccctgagcctccttttctccaggctgagcctccccagctccctcagcagctcctggtgctccagacccttccctagctccattcccttctctggacacgctccagcccctcagtgtgcGGTCTGTGGTGGGACTCGTTCCCGCCGGGGCTGAGGCGGCTCGCCCGGAGGGGCGGGTCGGGACCGAGCGGTGCCGCCTCAGGGCGGGTCGAGCCACCTCCCCCTTATAAGGTGTCCGCCCGCGCTTTCCGTCGGGTTCCGGCTCGCTGCCCAGCTCCATGCCCTGTGCCTCGGCTCCGCGGCGCCAGGATGAGCCCCTGGCAGCAGTGCGAGCCCGTTCCCAACGCCACCGAGCCCGGCGCCGTGGGGCAGCGAGGCAGCGGGATGGGGCGGGCGGCTGAGGGTTGCGGCACCGTGTCCGTGGCCATCCCGCTGACCATGATGATCACGGGCATGGTGGGCAATGCCCTGGCCATGCTGCTCGTGTCCCGCAGCTACCGCGCCAAGGGCAGCCGCAGGAAGAGATCGTTCCTGCTGTGCATCGGCTCCCTGGCACTCACCGACATGCTGGGCCAGCTGCTCACCAGCCCCATCGTCATCTCCGTCTACCTGGCCAACCGCACCTGGGAGGCCGTGGACCCCTCAGGACACCTCTGCGTCTTCTTCGGCTTTAGCATGACGGTGTTCGGGCTGTGCCCGCTGCTCATCGCCAGCACCATGGCCGTGGAGCGGACGCTGGCCATCCGGGCACCGCACTGGTACGCCAGCCACATGAACCCGCGGCTCACCAAGGGCGGCCTGCTTGCCATCTGGGCTGCCGTGGTTGCCTTCGCCCTGCTGCCCGTGGCCGGGCTCGGACAGTACACCCTGCAGTGGCCCGGCACATGGTGCTTCATCAGCACCGGCGACGGCCGCCCCAGCGGCAGCACCGTCTTCGCCGCCACCTTCgccgtgctggggctgctgtccCTCGTGGTGACCGTGGCCTGTAACCTGGCCACCATCGAGGCGCTGGTGTCCCGCTGCCGCACCAAGGCCACCGAGGCGCACTCCAGCAAGCAGTGGGGACGGATCACCACGGAGACGCTGATCCAGCTCCTCGGCATCATGTGTGTCCTCTCGGCCTGCTGGTCACCGCTGCTGGTAGGTCCCTGTCTCACCACCCTGGGGTGACCCAaatcttcctccctccttcctttggGAAGGACAATGCGTGGCTGCCAGCTTGGGCAGGGTGGGAGGCACTGGGAATTCCTGTTCCTTGTGGACAGCGTGTCCATGAACAGCCTCTTGGAAGgaaagcagggacagggacagagcccAGGGGGTATCGGAGTGGGAAGCTAGTAGGAGAGAAGCTGGGAGAGGTCCAAGAGGACAGCAAAAGTGCAGCCTGTTTCGAAAAATCAGGTGAAGGAACTGGAgtcaaaagaaggaaaacaagtcttGTACAGAGGAGGGAAGCAGGACATAAGGAGTGGGCTTGGGAGCAGGATACTGCAGTCGGCTATCATGTAcgattttttatttccttccacCTTGTAGCAAAACTTAGCGTTTTATGAGAAAATGTGCCCCCAGCTCTGTGAGCACCTTCTGGCTTGCAGCCATCTGTTCCCTGTGCCTGATTTGCAGCAGCCTCCTTGGCTTTTCATCTCTGTTTTTTAAGGAcctttgcatttctttccacTGCTTTGTTATTCCTTATTTATGAACCCCTCCTCATGATgtaggagaggaggaggcagaatCCACGTTTCTCTGCCATGTGGGACAAGGGCACACCCGGGTGTCCAGAACCCCATCCCCAAAGGCTGGTTTACTCTGCTGTCTGGGAATAGAAAGTTTGTACTTGGTATCTCTAAGCAGAACCAGGCTGAAACTGGCTGTGGAATCACTGAGCTTACGTGAAAGGTTCTTTATGGCTGGAGAAGGATTTTCTTCCCTCTTGTCCTTGAGCCCTCGTGAGTGGGGCTGAGACAAGAGAAATGGCTGACAAAGCTGACGGTCAGTGAGGTGACAAGAGAAAACAATTCAATTTAGTAATGTTATCCTtgtaaatgaattaaaattccATCAAATCCTCAAAATAACACTGCCCCAAAATCAGTCAGGAGTTTAAGTTAACTTTCTAGAGATCATTAACAGTGATGGAAGTAAAACATGAAACCACCGTGAAGGTTAGTGAGAACTTGGAATCAGAGAGTTATGTTCTGCTCCTCAAACCCCATGGAATGGCAGATTTGGTCAGTGAAAGCAGGAGCCTGTCTCTGGCTCTGTGTTCATGAGGTGGTTATTTGCAGTCCTGCACACCCTGACCTCCCTGGGGTCCATCCTGCTGGTGTTTTGTCCCGAGGGAGACACTAGGATTTCTTCGTTTTCCAGAAGTTAATCATTACCCTGATGGAAGAAGCCTGTTTCCCCCTCAGCCCTTGCTTTTGGGACAGTGGGACCCATCCTGCTCCCTTGGCCATCCCGGGGCACGGAGCTGTTTCTCCTGAGGGTTTAACCAGCCTTGCAGCATCAAGAGAAGATCCGAGATGAGGaactctttctcctccttcatAACCAGAGTTCTCAGATAAATCAGTGAGGAAGCAGGGATTCCTCTTAGTGGTTTGATTCCCAGGGCATTTCTGTGGGTTTAGCAGGCAGAAGTCAACCCAGAACCCCAAGGGAATTCGTCAGCAGTTCCCTTCCCTCCGTGGTAGCAACACTTGGAAGTGTGAAACTTTTTCTGTGGAGTTCTGCAAAACTTCTCTGCCTGGTCAGTGTGTTCTCAGGTGTTCATATTCTCAAAATCCAGAGTCATGACTGCAGGAGCATATTTGTACATACACCTCCATGTTTGTACATACCCTTCCATTTTTATACATACACCCTGACTGTTCTGTACAGCCACAGAGAAAGGGTTAGGAATTAGATGCTGCATTTTTGGAGGAGTGACTGTGGAGAATGCAAGCGCATTTTCAGTGAAAGCGAGATTGTAGAAATCATTTACCATGTAGCTGCATCACTCAGCAGTTGTAAGAAATTGAGTTGAAACAGAAAACCAGGGATTTACAGAGGAgttctttgtgattttttttttttaagacatctGAGTTTTGTAGCTGAGAACTAACAGCTGTTGCTGTTAGGAAAACAATGCCCTTGTACACGGACAGTATTTTTAGACTTGATCTGTTAAACAACAAACTCAAATGTGATTTAGCTGCAGAGTGAAAGTTCTGACAGTCGTGGCTCTGCTCTGAAGGACTCCGTGGAGCTCATTCTGGCTCTGTGGTGGTTTGGGTAGAAGGGAGGAGACAGACAGTGGAGGTATTGCCTCCTTTTTCTGTGCACTCACAGGATCTGGGGGAGTTCAGCATCAAGAACCTGGGAAGACACCCCACTCCAATAAGATTTATCCTAAGTGGTTTCCAGTTCACACTGATCTTCTGCTTATTTTGGAGCATGTACTgtcaggacaaggggaatggcttcccactgccagagggcagggttagttgggatattgggaagaaatcttccctgtgagggtggtgcagccctggcacaggttgcccagagaagctgtggctgccccgtccctgggagtgtccaaggccaggttggacagggcttggagcaacctgggatagtggaaggtatccctgcccatggaagggggtggaacaagaggAGCTTTGAGGttcctcccaacccaaaccagtctgggattcagGGATAACTGCTGAGCTGGACTGGCAGCAGACAAATAACTCTTCAGTGGAAGTAGGGGAAGCTGTTCCATGATTGCACAGAAACACCTGTGCAGCACAAACTAGAATTCTCATAATAAGTCTTTTGGAGCTCCAGGCTACAAAATTATTCCCTCCCAGAATTGTTTCAAGGTCATTTAAAGCCAAAATGCTCAGGAATTCTGCTGCATTTCCTGTTAAAATACTTCTGCTCATTAAGCTTCCTGGCAGACAGAAATTAAAGATATATAAAACCACAGTCATGATAACAGTAAAGTTGAGGTACTCTAGTTGAATAAATACAATTATCAACTATATTAGTATATGCATTTTGAGCCAAATTTTTTATTGGCATAAATTACATAGTTCCATTGCCTTTATTCCACCTGGTGTTGTTCCTCTGCCTTGTGCAGcccttattttaatttatttagaagACCAATACAGGCCATGATAAAATAAACAACCTCTAATGAtatcaaacaaataaaatttccaGTGGAGCAATTGTTGGTCCAACAAATATTCCAGTAAAGAAATATTATGTAATAGCCCCAAAAATAAGCAGTGGTTGTCTGcttggaaaatgtattttatagcCTGATGTTTTTGTAGCTCCATGGGTTCACCAACTAAAGAAAAGACAACATGGTCTGCAGAACCAGGGTCCTTGCAGAGTTCCCAGAGGAAGAGCTGATCTGAGAGAGAGTAATGTGAATCCTGGGAATGCTGAGTGCGGGGGGGTTCCCTTTGGCTGTGACGTGGGCACAGCATGTTTCCATCACGCTGCTGCTCCTTACAGCATGGGaatgctgcaggagctgggatgtgctggatgGGCGGGCACAGGAGGCAGATGC
This genomic window from Pseudopipra pipra isolate bDixPip1 chromosome 9, bDixPip1.hap1, whole genome shotgun sequence contains:
- the PTGER3 gene encoding prostaglandin E2 receptor EP3 subtype, which gives rise to MSPWQQCEPVPNATEPGAVGQRGSGMGRAAEGCGTVSVAIPLTMMITGMVGNALAMLLVSRSYRAKGSRRKRSFLLCIGSLALTDMLGQLLTSPIVISVYLANRTWEAVDPSGHLCVFFGFSMTVFGLCPLLIASTMAVERTLAIRAPHWYASHMNPRLTKGGLLAIWAAVVAFALLPVAGLGQYTLQWPGTWCFISTGDGRPSGSTVFAATFAVLGLLSLVVTVACNLATIEALVSRCRTKATEAHSSKQWGRITTETLIQLLGIMCVLSACWSPLLITMLKMIWGHTFEHCKGVPREAPGSELHRECNFFLTAVRLASLNQILDPWVYLLLRKILLQKFCQAANAVSKCSNTECKERSITLSEEIRRTTA